In a single window of the Cucumis melo cultivar AY chromosome 11, USDA_Cmelo_AY_1.0, whole genome shotgun sequence genome:
- the LOC127143824 gene encoding ribosomal protein S7, mitochondrial: MGGLDGEQKELIKKLVNFRMKEGKRTRVRAIVYQTLNRPAQTEGDGIKLMVEAVENIKPICEVEKVGVAGTIYDVPGIVARDRQQTLAIRWILEAAFKRRISYRISLEKCSFAEILDAYRKRGIARKKRENLHRLASTNRSFAHFRWW, encoded by the coding sequence ATGGGGGGCTTGGATGGTGAGCAAAAAGAATTGATCAAGAAGTTGGTAAACTTTCGCATGAAAGAAGGTAAAAGAACGAGAGTTCGTGCTATTGTTTATCAAACTTTGAATCGCCCAGCTCAAACTGAAGGCGATGGAATCAAACTGATGGTTGAGGCCGTAGAGAATATAAAGCCCATATGCGAAGTCGAAAAAGTAGGAGTAGCAGGTACTATTTATGATGTCCCTGGGATTGTAGCCAGGGATCGTCAACAAACCTTAGCTATTCGTTGGATCCTTGAAGCAGCTTTCAAACGACGTATAAGCTACAGGATAAGCTTAGAGAAATGTTCATTTGCTGAGATACTGGATGCTTACCGAAAGAGGGGAATTGCACgtaagaaaagagagaatctTCATAGACTGGCTTCCACCAATCGAAGTTTCGCGCATTTCAGATGGTGGTAA